Proteins found in one Coffea eugenioides isolate CCC68of chromosome 5, Ceug_1.0, whole genome shotgun sequence genomic segment:
- the LOC113772598 gene encoding AP-1 complex subunit sigma-2 produces the protein MIHFVLLISRQGKVRLTKWYSPYSQKERTKVIRELSGLILTRGPKLCNFVEWRGYKVVYKRYASLYFCMCSDQDDNELEILEIIHHFVEILDRYFGSVCELDLIFNFHKAYYILDELLIAGELQESSKKTVARLIAAQDALVEAAKEQASSLSTIIAQATK, from the exons ATG ATTCACTTTGTGCTTCTAATTAGCCGGCAAGGTAAAGTCAGGTTGACAAAGTGGTATTCACCTTATTCCCAGAAGGAAAGGACCAAG GTAATCCGAGAGCTCAGTGGCTTAATTCTCACTCGAGGCCCGAAGCTTTGCAACTTTGTGGAGTGGAGAGGTTACAAGGTTGTTTATAAAAG ATATGCCAGCCTCTACTTCTGCATGTGCAGTGACCAGGACGACAATGAACTGGAGATCCTTGAAATTATTcaccattttgttgagattCTAGATCGTTATTTTGGAAGT GTTTGTGAGCTTGATCTGATCTTCAATTTCCACAAG GCTTATTAcatattggatgaacttttgatTGCTGGTGAACTTCAAGAATCTAGCAAGAAAACTGTAGCCCGTCTTATTGCTGCACAG GATGCTTTAGTTGAGGCTGCCAAAGAGCAGGCAAGTTCTTTGAGTACTATTATAGCGCAGGCAACCAAATGA
- the LOC113772524 gene encoding zinc transporter 5-like — protein MMKCLEKFLIFAVLVTVLPSLVLGDCTCDAEEEENDRSLALKYKLGAIASIFVASAIGVYFPVLGKKISALSPENNFFFVIKAFAAGVILATGFIHVLPDAFESLTSPCLPESPWGDFPFTGFVAMVAAIGTLMVDVQATSHYNKKSSGNNGTVLALGEGDDHGENGKPSNGEIAKSSAGLPLHTHATHGHAHGAISMEGDSISTQLRYRVITQVLELGIIVHSVIIGLALGASDSPKTIRPLLAALSFHQLFEGLGLGGCITQAKFKAHAIAVMALFFSLTTPVGIAIGIGVANVYNENSPKALIVQGVLNAASAGILIYMALVDLLATDFMNPKMQNNGWLQIGANVSLLLGAGCMSLLAKWA, from the exons atGATGAAGTGCCTTGAAAAGTTCTTGATTTTTGCCGTTCTTGTTACAGTTCTTCCATCTTTAGTCTTAGGAGATTGCACATGCGACGCAGAGGAAGAAGAGAACGACAGGAGTTTAGCCCTCAAGTACAAATTAGGAGCCATAGCTTCAATCTTCGTCGCGAGTGCGATAGGAGTTTATTTTCCAGTCTTGGGCAAGAAAATTTCAGCATTAAGTCCGGAAAACAATTTCTTCTTCGTCATCAAGGCTTTTGCGGCCGGGGTAATCTTAGCAACAGGGTTCATCCATGTTCTCCCTGACGCGTTCGAAAGCCTGACCTCCCCTTGTCTTCCTGAAAGCCCTTGGGGAGATTTTCCATTCACGGGATTTGTAGCAATGGTGGCGGCGATTGGTACTCTTATGGTTGATGTCCAGGCAACATCTCATTACAACAAAAAGTCTTCTGGCAATAATGGCACTGTCCTAGCTTTAGGGGAAGGTGATGATCATGGCGAGAATGGTAAACCATCCAATGGAGAGATTGCTAAATCATCGGCTGGACTTCCTCTTCATACTCATGCCACACATGGTCATGCTCATGGCGCGATCTCCATGGAGGGAGATTCGATTTCTACTCAACTCCGATATCGCGTTATAACACAG GTTTTGGAGCTGGGAATTATAGTGCACTCTGTCATTATCGGGCTTGCTTTAGGTGCATCTGACAGTCCAAAAACAATTAGGCCTCTTTTGGCAGCTTTGTCATTTCATCAATTGTTTGAAGGTCTCGGATTAGGTGGATGCATCACTCAG GCAAAATTCAAAGCACATGCAATTGCAGTGATGGCTCTTTTCTTCTCATTAACAACACCAGTTGGCATTGCAATTGGAATTGGAGTAGCTAATGTGTACAATGAGAACAGCCCAAAAGCTCTGATTGTGCAAGGAGTCTTGAATGCAGCTTCAGCTGGGATCCTAATCTACATGGCATTAGTGGACCTTCTTGCAACTGATTTCATGAATCCAAAGATGCAAAATAATGGTTGGCTTCAAATAGGGGCAAATGTTTCCCTTCTTTTAGGAGCTGGTTGTATGTCTCTACTGGCAAAGTgggcttga